The sequence below is a genomic window from Corynebacterium afermentans subsp. afermentans.
TCCGTTTCACCATCCCGTTCGGCGTGCAGGCGTAAAGGAGACACTGATAATGCTCATTTCCAAAAATTGGATCGTCCGCCTGCTGCAGAACGCAGGTAACAAGGACTTCAATCCCACCGACGAGGAGCTCGACGCGGGCTTCGTGCGCGTCGGCTTCGAAACAGAGGGCTACGAACCGCTTCCAGAAGTCACCGGCCCGCTGGTCATCGGCCGCGTCGCCGAGATTGAGGAGCTGACCGGTTTTAAGAAGCCGATCCGCTACTGCCAGGTGGACGTGGGCCAGGCCAATGGCACCGGCGAGCCGCAGGGCATCATCTGTGGTGCCCGCAACTTTAAGCAGGGCGACCTGGTCGTCGTGTCGCTTCCGGGCGCGGTGCTGCCGGGCGGATTCGAGATCTCGGCGCGTAAGACCTACGACCACATCTCCGCCGGCATGATGGCGTCTGCGGCTGAGCTTGGGCTCGCCGCAAAGAGCGAGGGCATCATCACGCTTCACGACGGCTCCGCCACCCCCGGCCAGGACGCGCGCGAGATTCTGGGCTCGGACGACACCGTCTTTGAGGTCAACGTCACCCCGGACCGCGGCTACGCCCTGTCCGCCCGCGGCCTAACCCGCGAGATCGCCTCCGCCTTCGACCTCGAGTTCGCAGACGTGGCGCAGAATCCCGCGATCGCCGGCATCGACCTCTCTGGTGTTCCAGCCCCGGCAGGTGAGACCATCCCGGTGACCGTGGAGGAATCCACCAAGGCGAAGCGTTTCGGCGTGCGCACTGTCGCAGGCATCGATGCGAACGCGACGGCACCGTTCTGGATGCAGCGCGAGCTCATGCTCGCCGGCGTGCGCTCGGTCAACGCCGCAACGGACGTGACCAACTACGTCATGCTGCTTACCGGCCAGCCGATGCACGCCTTCGACGCCGACAGAATTGCCGGCGGACTGCGTGTGCACAACGCCGCCGACGGCGAGAAGTTTGAAACGCTCGACCACGTCGAGCGCACCTTGACCGCTGAAGACGTGGTGATCAGCGACGACAACGGCATTCAGTCGCTCGCTGGCGTCATGGGTGGGACCACCTCCGAGATTTCGGACGAAACGGTCAACGTCCACTTCGAGGCCGCAACCTGGGATCCGCTGACCGTGGCGCGCACTGCGCGCCGGCTGAAGCTGAGCTCAGAGGCGTCGCGCCGATTCGAGCGCGGCGTGGACCCGCAGCTGGTGGAAAACGCCCTGGACATCGCGTGCGCGCTGCTGGTGGAGATCGCTGGCGGCACGATTCATGCGGGCAGGACGCTGGTCGGTGACGTCGAGAAGCGTGACGCCATTGCGATGCGCGCCGCGCGGCCGGCTGAGCTGATCGGTGTGGATTACGCGCGCGAGACCGTGGTCCGCCGCCTGCAGGAGGTCGGCTGCGAGGTCGCTGGCGACGGCGACGAGCTTCAGGTCACCCCGCCGACTTGGCGCACCGACATCACCGTGCCGGTGGAGCTGGTCGAAGAGGTCGTGCGCCTGGAGGGGCTGGACGACATCCCGTCGATCCTGCCCACGCCCCGTGGAGGCCGTGGTTTGAGCCCGCTGCAGCGCCGCCGTCGTGCGGTGACCCACGCGCTGGCGTACTCCGGCTACGCGGAGATCATCCCTACGCCGTTTATCGCCAACGACACCTTCGACACCTGGGGCCTGGACGCAGAGGATCCGCGCCGCAACACCGTCAAGGTGCAGAACCCGTTGGATGCGGACTACAGCATCCTGGGCACTACGCTGCTGCCGCCGATGCTGGAGGCCGCCGGCCGAAACGTCGCGCGCGGTCGCGGTGATTTGGCGATCTACTCCGTGGCGCAGACCTCGGAAAAGCGCGCTGATGTCTCGCCGCTGCCGGACGTGTCCGAGCGCCCGGCGGATGAGGTCGTCGCGGAGCTCGTCGAGTCGCTGCCGAAGCAGCACCTCCACGCCGCGACCGTGGCACTGGGCAACACGGAGCTGGAAGGCCCGTGGGGCGCCGGCCGCGCCTACGAGTGGTCGGACGCCATCGAGGCAGCCCAGCTCGTTGCCCGTGTCTGCGGTGTTGAGCTGGACGTCCAGGCGGCCGAGTACCTGCCGTGGCACCCAGGCCGCTGCGCTGAGCTGCAAGTCGACGGTGAGGTTGTCGGCCACGCCGGCGAGCTGCACCCGCAGATCCTTGAAAAGCTGAATCTGCCGGCGCGCACCTGCGCGATGGAGATCGATCTGACCGCGATCCCGCTGGCAGAGCGCCTGCCGGCACCCCGGCTGTCGGCGTTCCCGCTGCTCAACCAGGACATCGCCCTGGTCGTCGACGAGGCTGTGGCAGCCGAGGATGTGCGCCGAGCCGTCGAGGAAGGCGCGGGCGAGCTCGTCGAGGCAGTCACGCTTTTCGACGTCTACCGTTCCGAGAGCCTCGGCGAGGGCAAGAAGTCGCTCGCATTCGGCCTGGCGTTCCGCGCCCCGGACCGCACGCTGACCGAGGAGGATGCCTCCGAGGCGCGTCTGAAGGCGGCCGAGTTGGCCAAGGAGCGCTACGGCGCGGAAATGCGTGGCTAAATTTCTTCCGTGAATAACTTCCACGCGACTGCATAACTGTTACACTGACGGCCATGTCAGAAAGCAAGGTTGTCAAAGTAGCGGTCGCGGGGGCCACGGGCTATGCGGGCGGTGAGATTCTCCGCCTGCTGCTGGGCCACCCGGCGTATCTCGCGGGGAGGCTAAAGATCGGCGCGCTCACCGGGGCGTCCAGCGCCGGCCAGAGCGTCGGCGAGCTCATGCCGCATCTGCCGGAGCTTGCAGACCGGATCATTGAAGAGACGACCGTCGAGGTGCTTTCCGGCCACGACGTGGTCTTTTTGGGGCTCCCGCACGGCCACTCCGCTGCCATCGGCGCCGCACTGGGCGAGGACGTCATGGTCATCGACTGCGCGGCCGACTTCCGCTTGCGCGACGCTAGGGCGTGGCGTGCCTATTACGGCTCGGAACACGCAGGCTCCTGGCCCTACGGTCTGCCGGAGTTGCCGGGGCACCGTGAGGACGTCGCAAAGGCAACGCGCATCGCTGTCCCCGGGTGCTTTCCCACGGGTGCCACGCTCGCCGCATGGCCGGCGGTGCAGGCTGGGTTGGTCGAGCCGGACCTGACGGTTGTGGCCGTCACCGGCGTTTCCGGGGCCGGCAAAAAGGCCAAGGTGGACATGCTCGGCGCCGAGACGATGGGCTCGCTGAAGGCATACAGCGTCGCAGGCGCACACAGGCACACTCCAGAAATCGCGCAAAACCTCGAGGAAGTCGCGGGCGGCCAGGTCGCGGTAAGTTTCACCCCCGTGCTCGCGCCGCTGCCGCGCGGGATCCTCACCACCGTCACCGCGCCGCTGGCGCAGGGCACGGACGTGGAGACGGTGCGCGCTGCCTACGAAAGCGCCTACGCCGAGGAACCGTTCGTGCACCTGCTGCCCGCCGGCCAGCAGCCGCAAACGCAGCACGTGGTGGGTTCCAACATGTGCCACGTCCAGGTTGAGGTGGACCAGGCAGCCAGCAAGCTTGTTGTCACCAGCGCCATTGACAACCTGACCAAGGGCACCGGGGGAGCGGCGGTGCAGTGCATGAACCTCGCGCTCGGGTTCGAGGAGGGGGCGGGTCTGTCGCGAGCCGCGGTGGCTCCGTAACCGCCGACGAGACCCCCAAACTAGCTTCCTC
It includes:
- the pheT gene encoding phenylalanine--tRNA ligase subunit beta, encoding MLISKNWIVRLLQNAGNKDFNPTDEELDAGFVRVGFETEGYEPLPEVTGPLVIGRVAEIEELTGFKKPIRYCQVDVGQANGTGEPQGIICGARNFKQGDLVVVSLPGAVLPGGFEISARKTYDHISAGMMASAAELGLAAKSEGIITLHDGSATPGQDAREILGSDDTVFEVNVTPDRGYALSARGLTREIASAFDLEFADVAQNPAIAGIDLSGVPAPAGETIPVTVEESTKAKRFGVRTVAGIDANATAPFWMQRELMLAGVRSVNAATDVTNYVMLLTGQPMHAFDADRIAGGLRVHNAADGEKFETLDHVERTLTAEDVVISDDNGIQSLAGVMGGTTSEISDETVNVHFEAATWDPLTVARTARRLKLSSEASRRFERGVDPQLVENALDIACALLVEIAGGTIHAGRTLVGDVEKRDAIAMRAARPAELIGVDYARETVVRRLQEVGCEVAGDGDELQVTPPTWRTDITVPVELVEEVVRLEGLDDIPSILPTPRGGRGLSPLQRRRRAVTHALAYSGYAEIIPTPFIANDTFDTWGLDAEDPRRNTVKVQNPLDADYSILGTTLLPPMLEAAGRNVARGRGDLAIYSVAQTSEKRADVSPLPDVSERPADEVVAELVESLPKQHLHAATVALGNTELEGPWGAGRAYEWSDAIEAAQLVARVCGVELDVQAAEYLPWHPGRCAELQVDGEVVGHAGELHPQILEKLNLPARTCAMEIDLTAIPLAERLPAPRLSAFPLLNQDIALVVDEAVAAEDVRRAVEEGAGELVEAVTLFDVYRSESLGEGKKSLAFGLAFRAPDRTLTEEDASEARLKAAELAKERYGAEMRG
- the argC gene encoding N-acetyl-gamma-glutamyl-phosphate reductase, yielding MSESKVVKVAVAGATGYAGGEILRLLLGHPAYLAGRLKIGALTGASSAGQSVGELMPHLPELADRIIEETTVEVLSGHDVVFLGLPHGHSAAIGAALGEDVMVIDCAADFRLRDARAWRAYYGSEHAGSWPYGLPELPGHREDVAKATRIAVPGCFPTGATLAAWPAVQAGLVEPDLTVVAVTGVSGAGKKAKVDMLGAETMGSLKAYSVAGAHRHTPEIAQNLEEVAGGQVAVSFTPVLAPLPRGILTTVTAPLAQGTDVETVRAAYESAYAEEPFVHLLPAGQQPQTQHVVGSNMCHVQVEVDQAASKLVVTSAIDNLTKGTGGAAVQCMNLALGFEEGAGLSRAAVAP